The Zeugodacus cucurbitae isolate PBARC_wt_2022May chromosome 4, idZeuCucr1.2, whole genome shotgun sequence genome includes the window ATTGTCAACATCTCCTTGAGGTACTGAAGTTGTAGTTGTGTCCGACATTGTATTCTCCATAACCGAACTTTGTACATCCAAATCTTCAAATTGTGATTCGAATTTCTCCATCAGTGAGGAGATTTTCTCTAAATTCATGCCCTTCATTGCGGCATCCATAGCCTTCACCACACCAGCCATTGAACTGGTTACCTTACGCGTAGTTAACGCCGATTGCACACGGCTTGCCACCGCATCCACACGTGCACTCATACGCAAATAATTAACTGCttgatttttttgtcttatagcATTTTCCGCATGTATGCGTGCCACATCCATGTTGCCCTTCTGTATGGCCTTCTTGGCCTTGACCTTTTCCAGCTTCTCCtctttttcacatttcttcgAATTGCGCTCCAACTCCTTAAccgcaaattttaaattaaaaaggtGTTCTGTAATTGTTGGAAAACATAAATTGTAGTAACgaagagtaaatattttttacaccaTTGAAGTGCTGCACTTACTTTCCATGGACGATGTTGACATTTCGTTACCCAGTTTGATGGCCTTTATACAAATGAAAAACTGCACAAATAAACTTAgttaattaaatactttttgttgtgtttggagtggtttttatgtatattttaagcaCAATTGGCTTAATTTCGCAGTATTGATAATATTCTAGTTTTCCCAATTTATGTTATGAATCATTTTGTTTGACAGCTGTGAGCTCATATCACTGCAGTGTTGTGCAACAGCGAAATATTTCGTATTGTTAATAAtggaaagaataaataaaaaatattaaacgacaaatttctaaatatattttattcttttaatggagaatttagtttatttttgcaataatttatttttatattaatttaatttttcttgttaGTTAAAATAGCTAAGAGTATATTATCATTTGATACACCCTGTGATTTCTGTGTCTTTGCTAGTTCCGTTATTTAATCGTTTCCCTTTCCTTTTCTACAAATTACGCGTGAATTTCTAGCAATTTGGttctaatttataaataatagtgCTTCTTTTGTTGGTTTTAATTGAAAGCTgtgcggtgtgtgtgtgtgtcatatatattctaataattgtaaatatcACAAGTATTAAAGGtaacattctaaaaatcgccgatagCGTTCATAGTGGAGCAATACTAGTGCATATAAAAGTATTATGTTGCGATTGGTGTTCTTACTATTGGTAAAGCAGTTTTGAGATGTATTTTGTGTAAGTAAATCAGCCCTATTGTTAACTTCATGTCAATAAAGCATtcccatgaatttttatttccacacgaaagaaaatttcgtatcatgaatttcgtgtgaatgaaaacttatattcgataatctgtcacaaatatttttgttttggttttttgatgaTTCGTATTGAAGATTTCGTTTAAAAAGCCAATTACGAGACTGTTGTAAAGCATAAATTATCATTCCATATGGAAGTGTTGATTTGTTTCCACCTCATCTTCTTCCAGGCAACTTCTGCAGCTACCACCTGGTTCCAATTTTTAAAGGGACAATAACCCCTTCAAAATAATACTGAGGACAAAGAGCTCCCAAGATGTCGAGAACTCGTAAAACGTCGAGATTTTCCTTGGGTCAGAAGGATCTTGATACTGACTAGCGTTTGTGCAGCTTAGCTGAAGCCCAATTGTCCAGTAGAAAATCACAATAGGATAGGTAGTGCTCCTACTTGTTTCCATTCTCCTGTCGATAAGACTGACATGTGTAGTCCTACAATTTCCTGAATTGTCATTAATCTGAAGGACGCTCCACTTCGAAGAAGTAGATCTGCTGCTACGTTTAACGATATATGAAACCATAGTTAAATTATTATTCGGTATGATCCTCGTGCGGTGGAGGGCGCTTCAAAAGTCTTCAAGActattttagtgtttttaaagCGCAAGTGGCTGCTAAAAAAATAGCACTGGATCTAATACTTCGAAGCGTAGCATCCTTCGGTTAAGTGACGATTCAATCTGGTAGTAAGTGCTCACAGACCACGCGCCCGTGACTGGTAAAAAATGTCTATCCTTCCTTTCATTCGATACCAGTTATTAGGTGCCTGCTCACGGAGGAATCCTAGGTAATAAGGTAAGGCTAATGAGCTTTCAAGGCTAGGCACGTAAGTCTACCTACAGTAGAAGGCGAATAAATACGAACACCAACTACGCCCTTGTGATTTACTGTCTACTGGACAATTGGGCTTCAGCTGAAAGAATAAAAGCTGGTCAGTCAGAAAATCCTTCTGACCCAAGGCAAATCGTAAGATGTCTAGGGCGCCCTCCCTCATACTTCTGGTACTTAATGGGTCATTGACCCATTAAAAACTTTATCCTGGCGAATAAGCGaatttagaagtaaaaaatatgCAGATATGTAGTAGGTTCACTGCGTTTTTTCGAGCCTTAATATCTattaggttttttttttctgacttCCTAAAGGACTATCCTTATAGTCTAAGTGTATTCCTCCTCTTGTGGGAAACAGCCATTAACAAAACACAGTTGAAGTTTTTGGTAGAAAATCCTGATATAGTAAACAgcttttacatagaaaataagGAGAAAGTGCATGCATTTTGGAATATTAATATGATTCCCTGGATATCATGGGGCCACCATCGAAATCGATTGCAGAATAGAACGTGACTATTAAGCTGTCCAATGTGCGTCCGTtcaagttattttattaaattatcccttcaaatatatatatttttccgtgGTTGGGATGTAAGTCGGGCCAGCACTGAAAATTTTTATGTGgaaaatttatgcttttatgctaAAACAGCCGCGTAATTGGCTTTATGAACGGAATCTTTATT containing:
- the LOC105216310 gene encoding charged multivesicular body protein 1b, with product MSTSSMEKHLFNLKFAVKELERNSKKCEKEEKLEKVKAKKAIQKGNMDVARIHAENAIRQKNQAVNYLRMSARVDAVASRVQSALTTRKVTSSMAGVVKAMDAAMKGMNLEKISSLMEKFESQFEDLDVQSSVMENTMSDTTTTSVPQGDVDNLLQQVADEAGLELNMELPSGVQSSTIGASTQVSQEQDELTQRLARLRQAE